In Deinococcus sp. QL22, the following are encoded in one genomic region:
- a CDS encoding site-2 protease family protein gives MGLLSLLTSNPTAFVIIAVALVLSLTIHEFAHAYVADRLGDPTPRRFGRVTLNPGKHLDPLGTLLLLVAGFGFAKPVPINPANLGRWGTLWVSAAGPISNLIIAFVAAVLLRVLPQNDLTFQVLLTVLGINVVLAVFNLIPIPLLDGSRILGALVPSLGRSLAQFEAMPFSFLLVMGFIFLAREPISGIIRTVQSWVLGIVG, from the coding sequence ATGGGCCTTCTCAGTCTGCTGACCTCCAATCCCACCGCGTTCGTCATTATCGCTGTGGCCCTCGTTCTCTCTCTGACTATTCACGAATTTGCCCATGCCTATGTGGCCGACAGATTGGGAGACCCCACGCCGCGCCGATTTGGGCGGGTCACGCTGAATCCGGGCAAGCACCTCGACCCCTTGGGCACGCTGCTGCTCTTGGTTGCAGGCTTCGGATTTGCCAAGCCTGTGCCCATTAATCCAGCCAATCTGGGACGCTGGGGCACGCTTTGGGTATCGGCAGCAGGCCCGATCAGCAACCTGATCATTGCCTTCGTAGCTGCTGTCTTGTTGCGGGTACTGCCCCAAAACGACTTGACTTTTCAGGTCTTGCTGACTGTACTTGGTATCAATGTCGTCTTGGCCGTCTTCAACCTGATTCCTATTCCCCTGCTGGACGGCAGCCGCATTTTGGGCGCACTGGTGCCGTCGCTGGGCCGCAGCCTCGCGCAATTTGAAGCCATGCCGTTCAGCTTCTTGTTGGTGATGGGTTTCATCTTTCTGGCCCGCGAGCCTATCAGCGGAATCATTCGCACCGTACAAAGCTGGGTGCTGGGTATCGTGGGTTAG